TCAGCGTGGCTGCCTGGGCGGCCTGCGCGGCGGCGGCCTCTTGCTTTGCTTTGTCGAGTTCGGAAGCCGGCACGAACACAGGCAACTGCGCCAGACGGTCTTTTGCAGCCTTATCGCCGGGTTCGATCAGCACCTTGGAGTCGTAGTGCGCATCGGCATCATCCGAGATTTCACGCAACTGGAGCGTGTACTCGTTGCCGTGGTCGGAGACGATGTGGATGTCCGTCGATCCGTTCGCCGTCTTCGGCTTCACGCTGATGAAGCGCGAAGCCACATGACCGCCGTCGAAAACCCAATCGACCGTATCTCCAGCGAAGACGTTAGCGACTTTCTCCTCGGCGGGCAGGACGATCAGCGTGGACTGCAATAGACCCGCACGGATCACAGGCGGAGTCTGCGACTCCGAGACAGTCACCGTGCGCGGCACGCTGGGCTGAAGAGGATGCGCTGGCCCGGTCGCGTGCAAAGATACCGAGGCCAAAGTTAGATTGAGTGCGACGGCGATGGGAACGAGTGGCTTCATGGTTCCTGTCCTTTCTGCGGTTACTCGGTATCACCCTGGGCAAAACGATCTATGCCCTCGGTGAGTCCGTACTTGGCAATGAGCTTGGAGCGACGAACCCGGTCTTTCGGCTTGGTGGAGAAGGCTGCATAGCTACGGTTGTCCAGATTCAGCCGCACAACTTTGGTCAGGCCGTCGCGGCGGATGTACAGCGCTTCCCGGTCCTGCAAGCTCTCGAAGAGAGCGAGCTGCTGCTCGTTCATCTTGAACAGCTCGACGTACCGCTTTCGATTGAACGTGGCATCGCGCAGGAACAGGAACGAGGTGCAGGAATTCACGATGCTGTCAGCGTTCGCCCCGAGATCTTCGGCGGACTGGCCGATCATGGTTACTCCGCCAAGGTTCTTGCGGACGGTCTTGATCGAAGCCAAAGCAGCGTCCAAGAGCTGCTTGTTCTTCATCGAAGAGAAGACCTCCTCGATAAGGATGTGCTTGGGGACACCCAGATTGGCCGGGTTGTAGAGCACATCGTTGATGCGTCGCAGCAGCCACACCATTAGAGGCTCAATCAGGTCGGCATACTGAGCGTTGTTCACACCCTGGAAGTCGAAGCACTGCACACGAGACAACGAGAGGCTGTCCTCCACATTGTCGAAGATCGCGCTATAGACTCCTCGGCCAACCCACTTCGACAGATATCGGTCGAGCTTCTTGGGCAGGTAAAGATTGGAAAGGCGGCGGTTCGCGGGATCGAGCAGGTACATATCCTGAACCGCCTTGTGGATCACGTCATCATCTTCTGGCTCCAGCTCCGCGCCGCCGTTGGTGAGCAGCAGCTTGATGAAGCTATAGAGGAACTGGATGTTGCTCTCCGTTGGTTCGAGCGTGAACGGGTTCGCGCGCGGGCCGTCTTTGCCAATGCGGTCTACGCGGCCACCGTATAGTTCGACGACGCTTTCATAGCTGCCGCCGATGTCGAAGATATAGGTAAATCCGCCGTATTTCTGCTCATGCGCGATGGTGGCATTCCCGGTCATGGACTTACCGCTGGCCGTAGGCCCGAGGATGAGCTGCACCCGCACGCCATC
This genomic stretch from Terriglobus saanensis SP1PR4 harbors:
- a CDS encoding TrbG/VirB9 family P-type conjugative transfer protein; translation: MKPLVPIAVALNLTLASVSLHATGPAHPLQPSVPRTVTVSESQTPPVIRAGLLQSTLIVLPAEEKVANVFAGDTVDWVFDGGHVASRFISVKPKTANGSTDIHIVSDHGNEYTLQLREISDDADAHYDSKVLIEPGDKAAKDRLAQLPVFVPASELDKAKQEAAAAQAAQAATLKSQQAKEETYRSQYPGSLHFDYLWDEKKGKELGLQQIWRDDKFTYLRGQFQETPALYEVKDKQPSLINFDFSNGLYTVPKEVDSGYLAIGKQRVDFHRSTEGR